The genome window TTGGGATGTGAATAGTTTGCTCAGCGCTGAGCAGGAGTTCCACAAGCATCTCAAGGATGAAGTTAGCGACATGTACAGTGCTTGGGATGAGGCAGATGCCAGGTAAGTTACGACTTAAATAACCATTCAATTCATTACTAATTTGAACTCTTTTACAGAATCAACTCTCAGCTGGAGATGCTCACCAATTCGCTGATTGCCTGGCGTCAGCTCGAGTGCGGTTTAAGCGAATTCCAGCTTGCTTTGGGCCAAGATCGCGGCACACTTAAAGGCCTCGAAGGTGCGCTGGACAAGGGACAAGCCACACCCGTGGAGCTGGCACAGAATGTGAAGTTGGTGGCCAAACTACTGTCCGAGAAGGTCAACGTTAGCCAAGAGCAGCTGCTCGCTGTGCAACAGCATCTTGATCCCAATCACATTTATCACATTGCCAAGTTCACTGCTTCGAATGGCTCGCTCTCCGATTCGGGCATCTCCGATGGCGGTGCCACCTCCGATGGTGGATTGTCCGAGCGCGAACGTCGCTTGGGTGTGCTACGTCGTCTGGCCAAGCAGCTGGAGTTGGCTCTGGCACCGGGCAGTGCGGCCATGCGCTCGATTGCCGCACGCATGGAGAGCGCCGAGGCAGAGTTGAAGCAACTGCAAAACACTTGTCGTGACTTGATTGTGCGCACCGCTGCCTCGCatcagcagaagcagcagcagcaggagcagcaacagaagcagcaacagcagcaacaacaagtggaGCATCAGCTGGCCAATGGTCATGTGAAGCAGCAAGCTTTGAAGCCACAGCAAGCGCCACAGCAATCGTCGCCTAAGCGCCGCAATGCACGCAAAGCGCGTCAAGCTGCTGAGAAATTGGAGTTGCAAcagaagcagctgcagcaggagcaagagcaacaagtGGTGGAGCAACTGCAGCGTATTGTGGCTGCAGGTGGTGGCGATGATCCCGAGGATCCGGCCAATGAAGCAGCTCTCCTAGACAACAGCGAAGATGAAGATGACACCAACTCCAAGGCAAAGCGACGTGGTTGGGCTTGGCGCATTGCGCGGGCTGCGGTCCCGATGCAATTGGCGCTGTTCACGTTCTTCTGTGCGGCGTGCATGATGCAGCCCAACTGCTGTGACAATCTCAACAATCTGTCGATGAGTTTTACGCCTCAGCTGCGCTACATTCGCGGCCCGCCTCCAATTTGAGCGACGCATTTCGCAGCGCAAGAATTGCGCGCTTTTTTAAGTAGGCAACagaaataatttacaatagTAACGCGTACGTTAAGTGGATCCACAtccagatacagatacagatacagattcTAAAGCGGATCTAAAGCCAGTCTAGGCGATGTCCGCCAGCGCAGCGCGTTTTGCACGCGATTTGCGTGCGTTTTTTTTGAAGCAATCATTCAAAGCGTTTTTGGattgtcttctttttttaagaaaaacataaaCGGAGGCACTTAGTTTTTTATGCGCAAACGCAACGTTATTACTTAAGCTATACTTAAATAGTTATTTGATTCAATTGATTAATTCGTTTGGTATTTGTCTTAGGAATTTAGTTTGCgtgttttttcgtttcgtttgttttttaatcAACTGAGAGACgcgtttaaaattaagtgcaCCAGAGTAAGCTCAACCTTAGGTGCAGATGGCACACATGCATGACATGCATTAAGTTACGTACTTACAGCCACATTTAGTGTGAGACCCATGACAAGCTCCAGTTACTagaaatacaattaatatacaaaGGAATCAAATTTGGATTCgagatttttgtttgtgcgATTTAATTGTGTTCACTTTTCGGTTTGAAAAACACGACAAGTGCCTATTAAAGACCCAAAACAGgggcaaacaaataaaacagagAAATGAGAAAGGAAGATTgataaagagaaagagagagcataTCGAGAAGAAGGCATAAAGAGCTAAaactaaagctaaagccaatCGGAATCTGGCAGAAAAGTCAGAGCAGAACAAAAGTTGAGATTTGAGAATTGAGGAAATCAgagtttctatttttatacaacgcaaatgcgaaatgcaatttatatacGAAGAAGCGAGCTCTATTAAGCTCTAATTAATTCAGTTTTATGTCTATTATATTAATAGGATAAATTCAGAGAAGGAAAACtacaaaactacaaaaaaaaaaaaaatgagaaaatataaaatacttaaatgaACAGAGAATATTCTTAATGTATCTGAAAAGTTGTTAGAGCACTATGCAGCAGCTAAACTATGTTTAGGaactatataaattaaatactatttacaTGTGTACTACCTTTTTGGCAAACCaagcaaacaagcaaacaacaaaagcaattaaattataatctACGTTTAAGTTTCGTATATCCTTGTGcgtttttcaatattttcaatgcaaaaactatacacagaaaaaacattacaaaaaaaatctatatgaaaaagtaaaaaataaaaagtattaagAGGCGAACATAATATGTTGTTTTctttacacatttttaaatatgcgGGAGTTTTATGGAATCGATTTCAATGCAAAGATATACTGTTGAAACCTTTGCATAGaatgttaaaaatttaaaGTCCATTTCGTGTCCCTTGAGTCAACTATGGTTACATTTATTGTCCCTTTCATGCCAATATTCTTTGGtaatataaaatggaaaaagttAATCTATATGTTCAACATTAAACAAAAGCTATACTATAGACTAATGTACTCGAatgtaagatacccgctactcatttggaatatgatattattaattttaatatatactaatttattgtaccgcaaaaatactaaacatataccaaagactatttagtatattgatatagtctattgatatatatatattcaaaatataccagattgttagccaatgCAACTAAGATCCTTCATAGCTAGGCGTTTTTCGCATACAAAGCAAGTTCTTTAATAATCTTACaggtacaaagttataatatccttttaccctatgggtagcggccGCTACCTGCAGTTCTGAACGCTAGTTCGTTGCTGGTGAAATAAGCGCTTACCAGGAGCCAGTCACTACTTACAAAGTGGCGTCTAGCCATGCGTTTCttaatttccgtttttgtatgaaatgtcCGCAAATAGGGTCAATCGCCACCGCCTCGATTACCACGAACTAGTGAAATAGTGCAACATATTAGGGTCAgtaaaataagtgcttacatTAGACCCCATGGAACGGCCggtaaaataagtgcttacatGGGACCCCATGGAACGGCCGAtaaaataagtgcttacatGGGACCCCATTGAAGGGTCAgtaaaataagtgcttacatCGGACCCCATGGAGGGGTCGgccattataaattaaaaaaaaatttacaattacaattacagtttttatttaattttaatttttctttattttaataagacGGATACTTTTGTTACTTTAAGGCAACTTGAGTTTTAaaatatcgtttttttttgagcTGCAAGGCCTTTCTCAACTGGTCCTCAGTTATTGAATCTGGAAATAAAGGATTAAAAAGTCTTAATAGATTAAAGTGgataatgatttttaaataattatcttttaaaatactcACCGATCATAACACCAAAGAA of Drosophila nasuta strain 15112-1781.00 chromosome 3, ASM2355853v1, whole genome shotgun sequence contains these proteins:
- the LOC132790715 gene encoding klarsicht protein isoform X7; its protein translation is MSALKHTLRRLGDNATPELLDTEPAIQIAVEALKQEQTQLGSYRTNMLRLNASVHSWLTRQERRLQQEQQQQQQQESEQLQQLEKQQQLELKQQQLEQQQLENGNANSTVAITVTDSNGNQVVEASTGTSSNWDVNSLLSAEQEFHKHLKDEVSDMYSAWDEADARINSQLEMLTNSLIAWRQLECGLSEFQLALGQDRGTLKGLEGALDKGQATPVELAQNVKLVAKLLSEKVNVSQEQLLAVQQHLDPNHIYHIAKFTASNGSLSDSGISDGGATSDGGLSERERRLGVLRRLAKQLELALAPGSAAMRSIAARMESAEAELKQLQNTCRDLIVRTAASHQQKQQQQEQQQKQQQQQQQVEHQLANGHVKQQALKPQQAPQQSSPKRRNARKARQAAEKLELQQKQLQQEQEQQVVEQLQRIVAAGGGDDPEDPANEAALLDNSEDEDDTNSKAKRRGWAWRIARAAVPMQLALFTFFCAACMMQPNCCDNLNNLSMSFTPQLRYIRGPPPI
- the LOC132790715 gene encoding klarsicht protein isoform X6 translates to MGKVSVAIQTDISGMLSASTSASTSRSSSEQDLLAAWEDLLNWSENAAGARKLQQEMSALKHTLRRLGDNATPELLDTEPAIQIAVEALKQEQTQLGSYRTNMLRLNASVHSWLTRQERRLQQEQQQQQQQESEQLQQLEKQQQLELKQQQLEQQQLENGNANSTVAITVTDSNGNQVVEASTGTSSNWDVNSLLSAEQEFHKHLKDEVSDMYSAWDEADARINSQLEMLTNSLIAWRQLECGLSEFQLALGQDRGTLKGLEGALDKGQATPVELAQNVKLVAKLLSEKVNVSQEQLLAVQQHLDPNHIYHIAKFTASNGSLSDSGISDGGATSDGGLSERERRLGVLRRLAKQLELALAPGSAAMRSIAARMESAEAELKQLQNTCRDLIVRTAASHQQKQQQQEQQQKQQQQQQQVEHQLANGHVKQQALKPQQAPQQSSPKRRNARKARQAAEKLELQQKQLQQEQEQQVVEQLQRIVAAGGGDDPEDPANEAALLDNSEDEDDTNSKAKRRGWAWRIARAAVPMQLALFTFFCAACMMQPNCCDNLNNLSMSFTPQLRYIRGPPPI